The Pseudomonas sp. MPC6 nucleotide sequence CACACTCGCCGCCGCCGGCCGTTTATAAAACTTGAGCAGTTCGCTGGCGCGGTTGGTGAAAATGCCATCGACGCCGGTGTCCATGACTTTCTGATAATCCACGGCATCGTCGACGGTGTAGGCGTGCACCAGCAAGCCCTGGTCATGGGTGTACTGGTTCATCCACGGTTGCACCAGGTCCGAGTAACTCTGATCACCCCCCTGGGTCAGCCTGACAGAAGGGCCGGTGCCGATGGCGCCCTGGGCCTTGGCGTACTCGACCCAGCGCTGGAATTCGGCTTTGTCCTTCGGTTGCTGTTTGGCGTAGAACGTCGCTTTGTCCTTGTCGCCGGACTGGGCGAAGGTCACCTTGGACTTGGGCTCGATGCTGCCTTCGCCGACCCACAGCAGCAGGATCTTCGGCACTTGCGGCATTTCCTTTTGCAACAGTTCGAGGCTGCCCTTCTCGAACGTTTGCAGCACCACCTTGCCTTTGCCCTGGCCGACCGCCAGTTCGCTTTTCGCCAGTTTCGAACCGGTCGGACTCAACCAGCCGCGATCCTGGAGCTTGTCCTTGAGGTCGCGTTCGAGACCGGGAAACTGCTTCGGTTCCTTGGTTTCGATGTACAGGCCCGGCTTGTGCAGCGGGTTGCCCTGGGCGATGTCGATGATCTCGTCCAGGGTCAGGATCTTCAGCCCCGCATAGGACGGGCGGGCGCGATCCGGGTAAGCGCTGTTGAACCAGCTGCCGGCATCGAGGGTTTTCAGTTCGGCAAGGGTGAAGGCGTTGGCCGGGCTGTCCTTGCGCTCCGGAAATTTGGTGGAGACGTCGGTGGTACGTTGCAGGTTGTCGTCGTGCAGGGCGAACAGCACGCCGTCCTTGCTGCGCTGCAAGTCCAGCTCCAGGTAATCGGCGCCCAGATCGCGCGCCAGTTTGTAAGCCGGGGCGGTGGATTCCGGTGCATCGAAGGACGCGCCACGGTGGGCGATCACGGCGGGATGCGGGATACCCAGGCGGGTCGCCAGTGCGGTGGGGCTTGGTTCGCTGGCGGCCTGTGCCTGGCCGAGGCCGAGCAGCACACTCAGCAGCAGGGCGCTTTGGGTGAAGGTGACAGGCATGGGTCGAGGTCCTTTCGCAGTTTTTCAAAGAGTCCCCTTTTAACAACTGAGGGCTGCCAGCGCTATCGCGAGACCGACATAAACCGATTCAAAGCAGATATTTCCCGCGCTTTCATGCGGTTCCTTGCAGTACCCTTGGCCCCGGCAGCGTCCCCGGCAGAGGGAACGCCATTGACTTGTCTTGCGTGTAAACCATCGATCACCGGTCCATCACGACCCTTTGTGAGGTTTACCATGCGTATCACTTCCCAGCTCATCTGCCAGGCTGCCGACCAACTCAAGGGCTTCGTCGGCCTCAATCGAAAAACCGGCCAGTACATCGTTCGCTTCAGTGAAGACGCGTTCGGCATGGACGTGGCGGATGACGGCATCATTGCGGCGAGCGAGTTCGTCTGGGCAGCCGGTCCGGAGCAGGCCATGACGCTTAAACGCGAGTCGATTCAGTTGTTGCTGGATCAGCACATCGATGACCGGATCAACATTACCGAGCCGTTGCGGGTGTACATGAACCGGCGGGAAGTGCCTGAGATTTCGGCAGTGCGCAGTCTGGTGCAGGGCTGATCAGCGGCTCGGCTGATCCTTGGCCACAAAGTGCTGATGCATCTCCGACGTCAGGCTCTCGATGCGTTCGGTCAGGGCCTTGGTCATCTCGGTCAGCCGGGTGTTCTGCTCCAGCAGTTCCAACAGTTGCGCGGTGTTCTGCGCGGCCTGGGCCTGACGTTCGGAGTTGGCCACGGCCAGGGCTTCGCGGTGTTGCGCATCGGCTTCGGACTGGGCTTTGTCACGGGCGGCCTGGCGGGTCTGGGCCAGCAGAATCAGGGGTGCGGCATAAGCCGCTTGCAGGCTGAACGCCAGGTTGAGCAGGATGAACGGGTACAGGTCAAAGTGGGCCACGCCAAACAGATTAAGGCATATCCACACCACCACGATCAGCGTCTGCGCACCGAGAAAGGTCGGCGTGCCGAAGAACCGCGCAAAGGCTTCGGCGCGCAAGGCAAACTTGTCGTTGCCAAAGGTCGGCGCCAGGTGCGCGTGAGGCCGGTGGAAACGCAGGTGATCGACGGCGGCGGTGGTTTTGGTGTCGGTGGTCATGGGGCTCTCTGCCTGGCGCTGGGACTGAGGCTCACTATAGCGCCAGGGCGCAGCGAGAGCTTGATCTAGACCTGATGGCAGGCCAGAAACATGTCCAGCGCCGACTCCACGACTGCGCTCTGCCGCTCGGCTGACAGGGTTGGCAGGCCCATGGAAATCTGTGGCCAGAAGGCAAAGGACTTGAGCATTCCCTGAATCTGCTGCGCGGCAAATTCCGGCTCGCCCGGTTTTAACCGGCCGGCGGCCTGGGCGGCACGGATCCACAGGGTCAGGCTTTCTTCGCGTTCGCCCATGCGCGCGACCATGTTCTGCGCACGCTCCGGGGAATGGATGGTGGCGGCGATGGCAATCCGGGCCAGGTCGAGAAAATTGTCGTCGCTCATCATCTGCAACTTTGCCATCAGCATCCGGCGCATCTGGTCGCGCAGGGGCAGGTCCGGACGGTAGGACGTTTCCGGTTCCGCGGTCAGTCGCGCCCACAACTGATTGAGGATTTCGGCGAACAACTCTTCCTTACTGGGGAAGTGGTTGTACACCGTGCGCTTCGACACCCCTGCAGTGGCGGCGATCTTGTCCATGCTGGTGATGTCGAAGCCGTTGGCACGGAATTCGGCAATCGCCGCCTGAATGATGGCTGCACGTTTTCGATCGGTGAGGCGCTGTGGGGCAGTCATAGGGACGCTTCGTCAGGAAAAGGTAAAGATTACACTGATCAGTTTACTTGTGATCGGCAATGATGCAACCTAGAAACTACACTGTGCAGTGTAATGCTCTGTTAATCCTGTGCAGTGACCATAGAGTTTTCGGCTAGTGCGTGCGTGCTCGGCCATTTAACGTTTCAAAGCAGAGGGCCGCCAATCTGCGGTTTTCCTGGAGTCTTCAGCCATGGCCACCTCAACTTCCCCGGCGGACAACACCGCCACACCTGAAGCATCTCGACAGACTCAAGTGCAATACCGAAACCATGCCCCGGTGCAACGCGAAGGTTTTCGTAAAACCTTGCGCATCCTGTGGAACATGATCTTCCACAAACCGGGCAACACCCGCCCGACGGCACCCGTACCGGTGCAAAACCTGACGCGAGCGGCATTGCTTGCCGCGCCCAATCACAGCGTCTACCGCCTCGGTCATTCCACGGTACTGCTGAAACTGCGCGACAAATTCTGGATCACCGACCCGGTCTTCGCTGAACGCGCCTCACCGGTGCAATGGGCCGGCCCCAAGCGTTTCCATCAGCCACCGATCAGCCTGGACGAACTGCCGCCGATTGAAGCGGTGATCCTGTCCCACGATCACTATGACCACCTCGATTATCAGGCGGTACTCAAACTGGCGGACAAGGCTAACTACTTCCTGACGCCCCTGGGCGTAGGCGACACCCTGATCAAATGGGGCGTCGACGCCAGCAAGGTGCGTCAGCTGGACTGGTGGCAGGGCACCGAGGTCGATGGCCTGCAGTTCATCGCCACCCCTTCGCAACATTTTTCCGGCCGCGGCCTGTTCGACGGCAACAGCACCCTGTGGGCTTCATGGGTGATGATCGACGGCGACACGCGAATCTTCTTCAGCGGCGACAGCGGCTATTTCGACGGCTTCAAACGCATCGGCGAACAGTTCGGACCGTTCGACCTGACACTGATGGAAACCGGCGCCTACAACGTTGAATGGCCCCATGTGCACATGCAGCCGGAGCAGACCTTGCAAGCGCATCTCGATCTGAAAGGGCGCTGGTTACTGCCGATCCACAACGGCACTTTCGACCTGTCGATGCATGCCTGGTACGAACCCTTTGACCGGATCCTGGCGTTGGCCTGGGAGCGCAATGTGTCGATCACCACGCCGCAGATGGGGCAAGCCTTCAATGTGCTGCATCCGCAGCGAGGCAGCACCTGGTGGGATGAGGTCGAGCAGCAGGTGTACCTGCAGAGTGTCGGCTAAAGCGGCTACAGGGCGGGGCGCGTATTCGTACAGGATTCAGCGATAAGTGATGACGGACATTTCCAGCGTCGTCGATAGGCTGGAAAACGGGTGAACTCATTCACTCGCTATCCATCATCACAAGGATTTTTATCACATGGATGTGACATTAAAAGCCTGCATGACGCGAAGGCATTGGCCATCGCCGAGTCGCTGGATCAGGAGCGACGGGCAGGGCATATTCGAGGCCCACTGCATGGCATTCCGGTACTGTGGGCCTGCTCAGTCGCACGGGCATTATTCCCGTGACATACAAAACCGATACCCCCGGGCCGATGACGCGCACCGTTCGCGAGGCTGCCCTGCTATTGAATGCCATGACCGGCAGTGACAATGCCGAACCGATCAAAACACCACAGCCCATTCGCCGCGTGGATTACACGAAATGGCTGCAACCGACACGAACCGGTTCTTGCCGTCCAAAGCCTGGAGCAACTGGTGCAATTCAACGAAAACGCTCCCGGCGCAAGTATCCCGTGCGCGGCGGGCACCGGCGTTTAATCCGTAGGCAGTGGCGGGTGCTGAATAGGCGAGTCATAGCTCGACGCTCATTGAGCGTCAGAGCTGCTCCTGCCAGATCACTCAACCATCGCATAATCCGCCCGTCCCACCGGATTCGGCGTCGAGCCCTTCACATTCATCCCTCTCCCCGGCGCAAACCCCGGGAAGAACACCAACCCCTGCGCTTCGAACCGGTAAGCCAACGCCAGCCGGGTCACATCCAGCACATCACGCTCGGCTTCGAATCGTTGAATGGCGTCAACCGAAACGCCGGATTCTTCAGACAGCTCTTTGATACTCCAACCCAGCATCGCCCGGGCCTGGGCGCAGTGGGTTGGCGTGAATTGGAAAAGGGCGATACGTTCCAGGGTGATCTTCATCGCATAAGAGGCCATGGTGTTCTCCGGGCTCGAGAGTGTCGGTTCAAAATATACTGTGTTTTTGTACAGTTGTTTTGGCCCCGGATCAAACTCATTTTTTGAAGCATGCTATTTCGGCCACTCCAGCCAGATCTACGATGGCTCTCACGGCACTCGGCGAAACAGCATCGAATACACCGCTGATCTCTCACAGTCTAAATCCCAACGCGAGCAGCAAACCTCCTGGATCGGGCGGCTTCGGACCGAGTGCATGCCCGTTTCTACGTGGGTTTGCTAGTTTTTGTAATAGCAAGCATGCGCATCAGTCAGGGTTGGAATCAGCAGGCCTCTTCTCACGAATATGCCTTCGCACCATTTCAACTTCACCCAGGAGAACCTCATATCGATCCTCGAAAGCGACTGGAAGAAATTCAAGGAATTGCGCAAGATTGCGCTCGATCGTTTCTGCCAAGGTGTACTGGCTGATGCCAACACCATCACCGGGCATGACGCGCTTTCGTCGCAAGCCAGGTATGTAATGCTTCATCGCTTGATGCGCGATCGGCACAACGACATAGGCCGGATTTTCGACGCCTACAGTCGCTAAAAGGCACCCATGGCCCTGCGATTGATGGTCAGGCACGACTTATTGACCGATGCAGAACTCTCGATTCTCAGCGAGGCAACGCAGCAGGACCTTGCTGACGTTGTTCGCCAGCCCTATGAGCTTGAATGGATTGAAGAGATCGAGCGAGAGGACTGAGCATCGCACATCGCATTATTAAAGGACCACGAATGTTGATCTTCAACTGCACCGAAGCCGCCGGCAACTTCTTCAGTCGCGTGCACAAAGGCAAGAAAATCACCCCGGTGGAGAAGCCGCCATCGACCGTTGTCGAGGACGACGAGCCAGACGAATTCGCCGAGCAATGGCTGGTCCACGCCAAGACCGTGCAACGTAAGCACGTGTTGTACGTCATCCATGTGCAAACTCGTTACTGCATGATCTTCGCCGACGCTAAAAAGGCTGACGTTGCAGGTTTTATCCAACGATTCACCGAACGCTGGATGAATGGGCTGATGCGTGATGCGCTGCACCATGACGCCCTGCAATGGGCGGGTGGTACCGACATGCTGGAGCGAATCGCTGAAAGCTGCCGCCAATACAAGCTGTACAAACGTGGTCATCGCAGTGCGCAGGGACACCTGGGTGAAATTGCCTGGATCTTTGAGGATTACGCCGCAGAGTGGGGATGTTTACCGCCAGACGAGATCATGGCTGGTCGCTTTGACGCAAAGATGAATGGCTTCATCAGAGGAAATAAAAGCGTCAAAGGTTATTTAGTGCCGGACGAAGAAATGATGGCCCACTGGATGCGCCAGTACTGTGGTCTCGACGAGTCCGTCATCCAGGACGCCCGCAACCGACGTGATGAAGTAAAACGAGAGATACGGGAGCTGGAAGCGGCCCACGAGCAGCAGGATCAGCCGTTGTAATAACGCTATGCAGCGAGTTACTTGCCCTCCAACCCCGGCGCCTCACGAATAATGAAGTGATCCAGGTTCTCGATATCGGCACTGAACACCCCGAACGTCTGCTCGGGGTTCTTCTTGCTCGGCACCTGCTGCAACTCCGGCGTCACCCCATAAAAGAAGCAAAACAACTCGGCATCACTGTCGATGGCATGCTTGATCTCCTCCAGAAACGCCTTGCGCTTGCGGTAGTTCTCAATCAGCTTCTTGCTCAGGTAAACGTTGACCGAATAAGGCTTCTTCTTCGCCTCATCCCCTTGCTTGAACCAGACCTTCTGTTCGAAATCGATGCGAAAGCTCTGGGTGTAATCCTTGATCTCCTTGATCTTGCCCCAGTAGATCAGCCCCTTGTTGTCCTGCAGATACTCGATTTTCTTGAAGAATGATGCATAAGGCGCCGTGTGCTCGCCAATCTTCAGCGGCATGCGCTTGAGCAGCTCCTTGTCCTCGAAGTTCGACACGAAGCATTCCACCGGATGCGCGAAGACACTGGTCTTGTCCGGCGCCGAGTCGCGAGTCGAATGCTCGACGTCACTGGCCGCTGAAGGAAGTTTGGGATCATCCCGCAAGACATCCGCCATCACTGCCGGGTTGGATGGCTTGCGCACATACTCACGCCGAGTCAGCAATAACTCGGATGGGAAATGTTCCTCGCGACTGTCATCCGTTTCCGCACCCTCCGCCTCGACGCCCGATGCCGGCGTCTTCAAGCTGACATAAGGACAACCCTCGACATGCCGGGTGCTGGGGATGTTCTTGAAGTGCGGCGTGCGTACGTAATTGACATTCTTGGCGTTGAACGTCCCCAACACATTCCCCGCATCGAACGCCAAGCGGCAGGCATCGTTGGGGCACTGGAAGTGCTCCTTGGCGGAATCGAACGCCATCGTCTCGTCGAAATTCAAATCGCGCGCGTCATAGATCGACAGCTTGGCGTCGAGGCTGAGGCAGTAGGCGAGGTCGAATTTCATGGCGGGCTCAGGTCCTTGAGTGGGAAAGGCTATTAATAGCGAGAGGCGGGGCGAGTTGCACTGACTGTTTTCAAAACCCCGCAAAACCCACAGCAAGCCACCGGCCCTGTAGGAGCGAGCTTGCTCGCGAAAAACTCAAGAACGCCACTGGGCATCTGGATTTACGCATTATCATTCACAATCTTCGCGAGCAAGCTCGCTCCTACAGTGGTAGGGCCTTGTGTGGTTGATTGAGCGGGTGGGCGCCTTGCTAAGGGCGAGGTCGTTGACAGAACCGTAATACGCCTTTTTTTACAGACGGTCAGCTCGACACCTTGCCTATCAAAGATCTCAAGCTTCAGCTAGCGTGGCTAACTCTGAGGAGATGCCGAATGACTGAACGGGTACAAGTAAACATGCACGAAGCACAATCCCAACTCTCTCAACTCGCTAAGCGTGCATGGCATGGTGATACGGTTGTGATCGTCAAGGACGGCAAGCCTTATCTGGACCTGCTGCCTCATGTCGGAACACTGCGGGCGCGCAAACCAGGGCGGTTGAAGGGGGAAATTTGGATGTCTGCGGATTTTGACAAGACACCTGAGGACATCATTTCCTTTGAGTCGCTTATTGAGGAAACTCATGCGTTTCTCCGGGGCTATCCGATGAACCGCCGGTAAGCGCAGATCCTACCGCTGCCCCCGTGGGAGCGAGCCTGTTCGCGAATGTGTCAGTGAATACACCACCTGAAAAACCCGCTGCCTGAGATTCAAACAGCGAATGTTTTAGGGCAATTAACTATCAGAAACCTCGCAGCGCGCGTGCTGCCTTACGCCACCAGGATCCGCGCTGATTGAATGGATCATCGGCCAACACACAAGGCATATCCCGCAACCGAATCCACGGTTCATCCTGCCAGTGCAACATGCAGAGCGACATTTTCGGCCAGTTCAGCACACTCAACGTTGGCCGTTCAATCGACCGCGATGGACGCGCATCACGCAGCGCCGGAACCACCTGGTGCGTCAGCCATTCCCTCAGCAGCCGATACTCCGGGCAATAGTGATAAATCAACAACGCATAGACGCCAGACTCGCTGATCATCAGCCGTTCTTTGGCAATCCCGTAAGCCTCCACGAGCATTATCTGCCGCTGATCTGGATCGAGCTTGCGTGACAGGCGTTCGTCGAGATTTTTGCCCATCAATCGTCCCAAGTCTTGAGCACAGAACCAAGCCTGGTTCTCCACGAGAAGGGCATTAAGACCAGTGCCATGACGAGTAAATAGGGTTGAAACGAGCGGTTCAGACATAGCGAACCTCCTGAAACGGAAGCGCGCGATTAGACATGCGGATACGGCGAGTCACCTTCATCGCGAAGGTCGGTAGGTTAGGCATTTCCTTTACCTCTGGCTGCTTTCTTAGGGCATTCGTTATGGGTGTCGGGAGCTAAGAAACCCACCAGAGACGGGCCGGACATATTCCCCTTTCGGGTCTTGTATTCGCCCACTCCCGACATAACGGGGATTTTCTCGCAGGCGTAGAGAAACCGCAGACGAAAAAAAGCCGCATGACTGTCGGGTGCGGAGGACCGCTCTGGTGTAGGCGTTTCTTAGGCGCCGAATCGAAAGCTTAGGGAGCCAAAGCGCTGCGGTCAACCCTATAAAACTGTTTAACAGTTCGCCAATCACTACGTTTATGCCTGAGAGTTTGCAGCGAGCGCCTCGGAGATTTTGTGGCGTAATAAGTCGGTTTTTTTTGTTTCACATTCCCAGATGATCACGACGTTCCACCCGAGTGCACGCAACGCGTCCTGAGCTGCCTGATCTCTCTCAACGTTTTTAGCGAATTTAGGCAACCAAAAGTCGAGCCTGCTTTTCGGTGTGTAGGCGAATTTGCAATCAGGATGACGGTGCCAAAAGCATCCATGGACAAATATACAGGTGCGGAGCTTCGGCATTACAATGTCCGGTTTTCCAGGTAGGTCTTTTCGATGTATACGAAATCGATAGCCATGGGCATGCAGGTACCTCCGGACCACAATTTCCGGACCAGTATTTTTTCCACGAATGGCGGCCATCATCCGCGATCTGGTCGCGCTATCTACGATATCCACTCAGTTCACCTTTGGCAGAATTAGTATATGAATTTTGATCAACCTTTACAGGTCGTTGATCTCTTCGCTGGGCCAGGAGGTCTTGGTGAAGGTTTTTCCTCCCTAAATGAGGGGAAAAGCTTTGAAGTATTGGTCTCCGCAG carries:
- a CDS encoding glycerophosphodiester phosphodiesterase, which translates into the protein MPVTFTQSALLLSVLLGLGQAQAASEPSPTALATRLGIPHPAVIAHRGASFDAPESTAPAYKLARDLGADYLELDLQRSKDGVLFALHDDNLQRTTDVSTKFPERKDSPANAFTLAELKTLDAGSWFNSAYPDRARPSYAGLKILTLDEIIDIAQGNPLHKPGLYIETKEPKQFPGLERDLKDKLQDRGWLSPTGSKLAKSELAVGQGKGKVVLQTFEKGSLELLQKEMPQVPKILLLWVGEGSIEPKSKVTFAQSGDKDKATFYAKQQPKDKAEFQRWVEYAKAQGAIGTGPSVRLTQGGDQSYSDLVQPWMNQYTHDQGLLVHAYTVDDAVDYQKVMDTGVDGIFTNRASELLKFYKRPAAASVTQLLKNNGY
- a CDS encoding DUF2025 family protein; protein product: MRITSQLICQAADQLKGFVGLNRKTGQYIVRFSEDAFGMDVADDGIIAASEFVWAAGPEQAMTLKRESIQLLLDQHIDDRINITEPLRVYMNRREVPEISAVRSLVQG
- a CDS encoding DUF1003 domain-containing protein, encoding MTTDTKTTAAVDHLRFHRPHAHLAPTFGNDKFALRAEAFARFFGTPTFLGAQTLIVVVWICLNLFGVAHFDLYPFILLNLAFSLQAAYAAPLILLAQTRQAARDKAQSEADAQHREALAVANSERQAQAAQNTAQLLELLEQNTRLTEMTKALTERIESLTSEMHQHFVAKDQPSR
- a CDS encoding TetR/AcrR family transcriptional regulator, encoding MTAPQRLTDRKRAAIIQAAIAEFRANGFDITSMDKIAATAGVSKRTVYNHFPSKEELFAEILNQLWARLTAEPETSYRPDLPLRDQMRRMLMAKLQMMSDDNFLDLARIAIAATIHSPERAQNMVARMGEREESLTLWIRAAQAAGRLKPGEPEFAAQQIQGMLKSFAFWPQISMGLPTLSAERQSAVVESALDMFLACHQV
- a CDS encoding MBL fold metallo-hydrolase, which produces MATSTSPADNTATPEASRQTQVQYRNHAPVQREGFRKTLRILWNMIFHKPGNTRPTAPVPVQNLTRAALLAAPNHSVYRLGHSTVLLKLRDKFWITDPVFAERASPVQWAGPKRFHQPPISLDELPPIEAVILSHDHYDHLDYQAVLKLADKANYFLTPLGVGDTLIKWGVDASKVRQLDWWQGTEVDGLQFIATPSQHFSGRGLFDGNSTLWASWVMIDGDTRIFFSGDSGYFDGFKRIGEQFGPFDLTLMETGAYNVEWPHVHMQPEQTLQAHLDLKGRWLLPIHNGTFDLSMHAWYEPFDRILALAWERNVSITTPQMGQAFNVLHPQRGSTWWDEVEQQVYLQSVG
- a CDS encoding helix-turn-helix transcriptional regulator; amino-acid sequence: MASYAMKITLERIALFQFTPTHCAQARAMLGWSIKELSEESGVSVDAIQRFEAERDVLDVTRLALAYRFEAQGLVFFPGFAPGRGMNVKGSTPNPVGRADYAMVE
- a CDS encoding type II toxin-antitoxin system prevent-host-death family antitoxin, with translation MTERVQVNMHEAQSQLSQLAKRAWHGDTVVIVKDGKPYLDLLPHVGTLRARKPGRLKGEIWMSADFDKTPEDIISFESLIEETHAFLRGYPMNRR
- a CDS encoding Bro-N domain-containing protein; this encodes MSEPLVSTLFTRHGTGLNALLVENQAWFCAQDLGRLMGKNLDERLSRKLDPDQRQIMLVEAYGIAKERLMISESGVYALLIYHYCPEYRLLREWLTHQVVPALRDARPSRSIERPTLSVLNWPKMSLCMLHWQDEPWIRLRDMPCVLADDPFNQRGSWWRKAARALRGF
- the vsr gene encoding DNA mismatch endonuclease Vsr, yielding MDIVDSATRSRMMAAIRGKNTGPEIVVRRYLHAHGYRFRIHRKDLPGKPDIVMPKLRTCIFVHGCFWHRHPDCKFAYTPKSRLDFWLPKFAKNVERDQAAQDALRALGWNVVIIWECETKKTDLLRHKISEALAANSQA